A section of the Methanococcus voltae genome encodes:
- a CDS encoding 50S ribosomal protein L21e, whose amino-acid sequence MQKSEGFRSKTRYKLQKHPRQRGLFPLTRALKVYKVGETVHVVLDPSVQKGMPHPKFHGKTGKIVAQRGSSYLVKVKDGGKYKDIIARPQHLRESKA is encoded by the coding sequence ATGCAAAAAAGCGAAGGATTTAGAAGCAAAACAAGATACAAATTACAAAAACACCCTAGACAAAGAGGTTTATTCCCATTAACAAGAGCTTTAAAAGTTTACAAAGTGGGAGAAACCGTTCACGTTGTATTGGACCCTTCAGTACAAAAAGGTATGCCACACCCTAAATTCCACGGTAAAACTGGAAAAATTGTTGCTCAAAGAGGTAGTTCATACTTAGTTAAAGTTAAAGATGGTGGAAAATACAAAGATATCATCGCAAGACCTCAACACTTGAGAGAATCAAAAGCATAA
- a CDS encoding glycosyltransferase family 4 protein, translating to MKVLIPAIYHPYPGGISIHVENLIKNMNLLIKENNYGVNSNKLNTSEIEFHILNYKAKTKEFQNDVENVIIHNVPHVKKLRGPTYFLKGYKIGSKIIKNHNIDLIHSHYAFPQGYLGAKLSKKYNIPHILTLHGSDVMKLSKNPVGKPFFKYAIQNSNEIICVSEYLKKEVQKENNVSKVTKIYNGINLNIFNNEKISDENYGLFIGAFVEQKGIKTLIEAIALVNKKMGHESNFKYKLVGSGKLLNEIKDVIKKNNLKNVEILGQKDQLDVSKLIKNCSFLVLPSKSEGMGIVLLEAMACQKAVIGTSVGGIPELIKQNHNGYIVESEDSTSLAEFMAKFIENPNIREEFGNNGYTISKNYSWKNNAEETLKLYEQLYLPNKNNEDKK from the coding sequence TTGAAAGTCTTAATTCCTGCAATATATCACCCCTACCCGGGTGGTATATCAATACATGTTGAAAATCTAATAAAAAATATGAATCTATTGATAAAAGAAAATAATTACGGTGTTAATTCCAATAAGCTGAATACTTCAGAAATAGAATTTCATATTTTAAACTATAAAGCTAAAACAAAAGAATTTCAAAATGATGTGGAAAACGTAATTATTCATAACGTCCCACATGTTAAAAAATTAAGGGGTCCAACATATTTCCTAAAAGGTTACAAAATAGGCTCTAAAATAATAAAAAACCACAATATAGATTTAATACATAGCCATTATGCGTTCCCTCAAGGATACCTGGGCGCCAAATTAAGTAAAAAGTACAATATTCCCCATATTTTAACGTTACATGGTAGTGACGTTATGAAGTTATCAAAAAATCCCGTTGGAAAACCATTTTTCAAATACGCTATTCAAAATAGCAATGAAATAATATGTGTAAGTGAATACTTAAAAAAAGAAGTTCAAAAAGAAAATAATGTTTCAAAAGTCACAAAAATATACAATGGAATAAATTTAAACATTTTTAACAACGAAAAAATCTCTGATGAAAATTATGGACTATTCATTGGTGCATTTGTAGAGCAAAAAGGCATAAAAACACTGATTGAAGCCATTGCTTTAGTAAACAAAAAAATGGGGCATGAATCCAATTTTAAATATAAGTTAGTAGGAAGCGGAAAACTACTAAATGAAATTAAAGATGTAATAAAAAAGAATAATTTAAAAAATGTAGAAATATTGGGGCAAAAAGATCAGCTTGACGTCTCCAAACTGATTAAAAATTGCAGTTTTTTGGTTTTACCCTCCAAATCCGAAGGAATGGGGATTGTATTATTAGAGGCTATGGCATGTCAAAAAGCCGTTATAGGTACCTCAGTTGGAGGAATACCTGAATTGATAAAACAAAATCATAACGGATATATTGTAGAATCAGAGGATAGCACTTCTTTAGCAGAATTTATGGCAAAATTTATTGAAAATCCAAATATACGAGAAGAATTTGGTAATAATGGATATACTATTTCAAAAAACTATTCTTGGAAAAATAACGCTGAAGAGACTCTTAAATTATATGAGCAGTTATATTTACCGAATAAAAATAATGAAGATAAAAAATAA
- the hemA gene encoding glutamyl-tRNA reductase: protein MLLFKADHKSFSIDELEKLRQDEEEFYKKHKHCVLVQTCNRIEIYFDDLQYQCMKECKKGLNNDQYIAKLIEEFKNFEVIRGKESIIHFLNVACGIESMVIGEDQILGQIKKSLQSSKEKGKCTKYLELVFLKGIHVGQRVRAETKINEGSVSIGSAALELVEKNFGLENKNILLIGAGEMGTLVAKTLAEKNIKAVIISNRTYERAERLAKELKGIAINFDKLKEAINYSDVIICATASPHTILHKKDLEDIQNSKSLGAKIIVDIANPRDVEESVSELESITLYTIDNLREVSDTNLKKRMEEMPKVHNIINQEYDVLLKNLEKLDIEEILKDLNNYLEEIRVKELNKAIKLVKNNPQKAEEIFKNFSKSLTKKISHDYVNYSCNTSKDKLINSVWWKNEQ from the coding sequence ATGTTATTGTTTAAAGCAGACCATAAATCTTTTTCTATTGATGAATTGGAAAAATTAAGACAAGATGAAGAGGAATTTTATAAAAAACATAAACATTGTGTATTAGTTCAAACCTGTAATAGGATAGAAATCTATTTTGATGACTTACAATACCAATGTATGAAGGAATGTAAAAAAGGCTTAAACAATGACCAATATATAGCCAAATTAATCGAAGAATTCAAAAATTTTGAAGTTATTAGGGGAAAGGAATCAATTATACATTTTCTAAATGTAGCTTGTGGTATCGAATCAATGGTTATAGGGGAAGACCAAATTCTAGGACAGATTAAAAAAAGCTTACAAAGCTCAAAAGAAAAAGGAAAATGTACTAAATACCTAGAACTAGTATTTTTAAAAGGAATCCATGTTGGACAACGAGTCAGGGCAGAAACTAAGATAAATGAAGGTAGTGTATCCATAGGTAGCGCAGCGTTAGAATTAGTAGAAAAAAACTTTGGATTGGAAAATAAGAATATTTTATTAATTGGAGCGGGCGAAATGGGAACATTAGTTGCTAAAACACTAGCTGAAAAGAATATAAAAGCAGTTATAATATCAAATCGTACATATGAACGTGCAGAAAGACTTGCAAAGGAATTAAAAGGTATTGCAATTAATTTTGACAAATTAAAGGAAGCAATAAATTACAGCGATGTGATTATATGTGCCACTGCATCCCCACACACAATATTACATAAAAAAGATTTGGAAGATATCCAAAATTCTAAGTCATTAGGTGCAAAGATTATAGTGGATATAGCGAACCCTCGTGATGTAGAAGAAAGTGTTTCAGAGCTTGAAAGTATAACATTGTATACAATTGATAATCTAAGAGAAGTTTCAGATACTAATTTGAAGAAAAGAATGGAAGAAATGCCAAAAGTACATAATATTATAAATCAAGAGTATGATGTACTACTTAAAAACCTTGAAAAATTAGATATAGAAGAAATATTAAAAGATTTAAATAATTATTTAGAAGAAATTAGAGTTAAAGAATTAAATAAAGCCATAAAATTGGTAAAAAATAACCCTCAAAAAGCTGAAGAAATATTTAAAAATTTCTCAAAATCACTTACTAAAAAAATTTCTCACGATTATGTAAATTACTCATGCAATACTTCAAAAGATAAGCTTATTAACTCTGTCTGGTGGAAAAATGAACAGTAA
- the priS gene encoding DNA primase catalytic subunit PriS encodes MKSVPQTQNLDSKNDSKDENSLFGEISNLYSEYFKYAIKRKWLEIPTDLPHREIGFGITKKVDNRNICFENNIDYLKWVLKNSPFHLYKSLSYMEHPENMGGANQKKLFRREIAFDIDTHKTEKCKHDENWLCEHCLEEAKNQTLILIDEYLIPFFGFSKNDLKIVFSGNRGYHIYIDPKDEQIKEEIEHWGKNERRYFIEFILGKNLSLNHMGSAWKTILTNQFKKNKFPIKSFKNTNNWDKELNKATREKSKPLLLDIINKTKNRLELDEKVMDDDIRLLRTVGSLHGFTGFMVKEIKYDTLSNGFFEPLSDAVFSEFSKTYYDIQINTAIDEVTIKNEQYTKESKEVPASLLLFLYGHGINFEILEKY; translated from the coding sequence ATGAAATCAGTACCTCAAACCCAAAATTTAGATTCTAAAAATGATTCGAAGGATGAAAATTCCCTATTTGGTGAAATATCTAATTTGTATAGTGAATACTTTAAATATGCGATAAAACGAAAGTGGTTAGAAATACCAACAGATTTACCTCATAGGGAGATAGGTTTTGGCATCACAAAAAAAGTAGATAATCGTAACATATGTTTCGAGAACAATATTGATTACTTAAAATGGGTGCTTAAAAACTCTCCATTTCATTTGTATAAGTCATTATCCTACATGGAACATCCTGAAAATATGGGGGGTGCTAATCAAAAGAAATTATTTAGGCGAGAAATAGCATTTGATATTGATACACATAAAACCGAGAAATGTAAGCACGACGAAAATTGGTTATGCGAACATTGCCTAGAAGAAGCAAAAAATCAAACTCTTATTTTAATTGACGAATACTTAATTCCATTTTTCGGATTTTCTAAAAATGATTTAAAAATAGTTTTTTCAGGTAATCGGGGATATCACATATATATTGACCCTAAAGATGAGCAAATAAAAGAAGAAATTGAACATTGGGGTAAAAATGAGCGTAGATACTTTATCGAATTTATATTGGGTAAAAATTTAAGTTTAAATCATATGGGAAGTGCTTGGAAGACAATTTTAACGAATCAGTTTAAAAAGAATAAATTTCCAATTAAATCATTTAAAAATACAAACAACTGGGATAAGGAACTTAATAAAGCCACTCGGGAAAAATCAAAACCTTTACTATTAGATATAATAAATAAAACTAAAAATAGATTGGAACTGGATGAAAAAGTAATGGACGATGACATTAGGCTTTTAAGAACCGTTGGTTCATTACACGGCTTCACTGGATTCATGGTTAAAGAAATAAAGTATGATACCCTATCAAATGGTTTTTTCGAACCGTTATCTGACGCAGTATTTTCAGAATTTTCCAAAACTTATTATGATATACAAATAAATACTGCTATTGATGAAGTTACTATTAAAAATGAGCAATATACTAAAGAAAGTAAAGAAGTTCCGGCTAGTTTATTGTTATTTTTATATGGGCACGGAATAAATTTTGAAATTTTGGAAAAATACTAA
- a CDS encoding tRNA pseudouridine(54/55) synthase Pus10: MDYENKILQKYNLCNRCYGRIYAKLMRMGNKDRGTSIKTVIAMNFEKKLKELFEEKNTIIEASTQTPLSESDEEKIKKIDEEIYEIQKNLTILRKTGLNGIKNEYIIEELLKDEIDEESKDESKDETEEDEESFSDIPLTPEQKCPWCKDVFNIQNLEEISDKIVEALSEYEFDKFLIGTRLPKRMKELEKDLEVNFNESNMESLRNEFGRELGKILTNKLKKPVDKETPDIVVMVNPYNQKIYLQINPIFIKGRYKKTKRGIPQSHWDCRSCRGKGCEKCNFTGKQYPTSVEEIIAEPVMKIAKGSGEALHAAGREDIDVKMLGNGRPFVIEIKEPKVRKMDLGKITEEVNKSEGVEISNLEYGVKNDVRFFKNEPHTKTYCALVSIVEDEIENYNFEEERINELSEKLENLRIDQRTPHRVSHRRADLVRVRNVYKAWCEPIDKKSFKLTVYCDGGLYIKELISGDEGRTKPSISEILEVPCYCKLLTVMDVHDEDNPANY, from the coding sequence ATGGACTATGAAAACAAAATATTACAAAAATATAACTTATGTAATAGATGTTACGGCAGAATTTACGCAAAATTAATGAGAATGGGTAACAAAGACAGGGGAACTTCAATAAAAACCGTTATTGCAATGAACTTTGAAAAAAAACTCAAAGAATTATTTGAAGAAAAAAATACTATTATTGAAGCATCCACTCAAACACCATTATCTGAAAGTGATGAAGAAAAAATAAAAAAAATTGATGAAGAAATATATGAAATTCAAAAAAATTTAACAATTCTAAGAAAAACCGGTTTAAATGGAATTAAAAACGAGTATATTATCGAAGAATTGTTAAAAGATGAAATTGATGAAGAGAGTAAAGATGAAAGTAAAGATGAGACTGAGGAAGATGAAGAAAGCTTTAGTGATATACCCCTAACACCCGAACAAAAGTGTCCTTGGTGTAAGGATGTATTTAATATCCAAAATCTTGAAGAAATATCTGACAAAATCGTAGAAGCCCTTTCAGAATATGAGTTTGATAAATTTTTAATAGGCACCAGATTACCAAAAAGAATGAAAGAACTAGAGAAGGATTTAGAAGTTAACTTTAACGAAAGCAATATGGAAAGCTTAAGAAATGAATTTGGTAGGGAACTAGGAAAAATTTTAACGAATAAGTTGAAAAAGCCTGTTGATAAGGAAACTCCCGATATTGTAGTCATGGTAAACCCATACAACCAAAAAATATACTTGCAAATAAACCCAATATTTATTAAAGGTAGGTATAAGAAAACAAAAAGAGGAATTCCCCAAAGCCATTGGGATTGTAGAAGTTGCAGAGGCAAAGGCTGTGAAAAATGTAATTTCACAGGTAAACAATACCCGACCTCTGTTGAAGAAATAATAGCTGAACCAGTGATGAAAATCGCTAAAGGCAGTGGGGAAGCTTTACACGCCGCAGGACGTGAAGATATAGATGTAAAAATGCTTGGAAATGGTAGGCCTTTCGTCATAGAAATAAAAGAGCCAAAAGTTAGAAAAATGGATTTAGGAAAGATTACGGAAGAAGTAAATAAAAGTGAAGGCGTAGAAATATCAAATTTAGAATATGGTGTAAAAAACGACGTAAGGTTCTTCAAAAACGAACCCCATACAAAAACTTACTGCGCTCTAGTTTCAATAGTTGAAGATGAAATAGAAAACTATAATTTTGAAGAAGAAAGGATTAACGAATTATCTGAAAAGCTTGAAAATTTAAGAATCGACCAAAGAACACCACACAGAGTCTCACACAGACGTGCAGATTTAGTCAGAGTTAGAAATGTTTATAAAGCCTGGTGTGAGCCAATCGATAAAAAATCATTTAAATTGACTGTTTACTGTGATGGGGGACTATATATTAAAGAATTAATAAGTGGGGATGAAGGAAGAACTAAACCCTCAATATCTGAAATTTTAGAAGTTCCTTGCTACTGTAAACTACTTACAGTTATGGATGTTCATGACGAAGACAATCCTGCAAATTACTAA
- a CDS encoding RNA polymerase Rpb4 family protein, translating to MIGKKLLAEKYTTIANATEIMNARAVIDEMSYENGCALDYLNKFSVLTKEEAEELYKELMDLGLDEKDAIKVIDILPVDMEDLKAVFYKKDAPENSEAILDAICKLI from the coding sequence ATGATTGGTAAAAAACTATTGGCTGAAAAATACACCACAATTGCTAACGCTACAGAAATCATGAACGCGAGAGCAGTTATTGACGAAATGTCATATGAAAATGGCTGTGCATTAGATTACTTAAACAAATTTTCAGTATTAACAAAAGAAGAAGCTGAAGAGTTATACAAAGAACTTATGGATTTAGGTTTAGATGAAAAAGATGCTATAAAGGTTATAGATATACTACCTGTTGATATGGAAGATTTAAAAGCAGTATTCTATAAAAAAGATGCTCCTGAAAATTCAGAGGCTATATTAGACGCAATCTGTAAATTAATCTAA
- the hmgA gene encoding hydroxymethylglutaryl-CoA reductase (NADPH) yields the protein MNSNEIKSKNDEFKELTSKEIEEVVEKLIKKELKVYQLDKLIGEKNAVVVRRSYLEKLSDVKTEHIGHYTIDEKPAMQKNIENMIGAVQVPLGFAGPLIVKGEYAEGEFQIPLATTEGALVASINRGCSIISKCGGSTVRVIGDKMTRAPIIATKSVSDALKLKNWIEKNFDKIKEVAESTTRHGKLIDVSPVIIVGKNVYPRFCFTTGDAMGMNMVTIATERICTLLEEEMAKMEVKISTVALSGNVCVDKKPSAINLIEGRGKSIVAEVFLTEEMVNKYLKTTSKAIEYVNTNKNLIGSAIVNSLGFNAHFANIIGALFLATGQDAAHVVEGSMGITTAECQEDGLYFSVTLPDVPVATIGGGTRVETQQECLKILGCSGNGNSKKFAEIVASTVLAGELSLIGALAAGHLAKAHSELGR from the coding sequence ATGAACAGTAACGAAATTAAAAGTAAAAACGATGAATTCAAAGAATTAACTTCCAAGGAAATTGAAGAAGTGGTTGAAAAATTAATTAAAAAGGAATTAAAAGTCTACCAATTGGATAAGTTAATTGGTGAAAAGAATGCGGTTGTAGTTAGGAGATCATACCTTGAAAAATTATCCGATGTAAAAACAGAACATATTGGTCATTATACAATTGATGAAAAACCTGCCATGCAAAAGAACATTGAAAATATGATAGGTGCTGTTCAAGTACCTCTCGGTTTTGCAGGTCCTTTGATTGTTAAGGGAGAATATGCAGAAGGTGAATTTCAAATACCTTTAGCTACAACAGAAGGTGCTTTAGTTGCTTCCATAAATAGGGGTTGTAGTATCATATCAAAATGTGGGGGCTCAACCGTTAGGGTAATTGGAGATAAAATGACTCGTGCACCAATTATTGCTACAAAATCAGTCTCTGACGCTTTAAAATTAAAAAATTGGATTGAAAAAAACTTCGATAAAATAAAAGAAGTTGCGGAAAGTACAACAAGACATGGTAAATTAATAGATGTATCGCCAGTTATAATTGTTGGAAAAAATGTCTACCCTAGATTCTGCTTCACTACAGGCGATGCAATGGGTATGAATATGGTTACTATAGCTACTGAAAGAATATGCACTCTTTTAGAGGAAGAAATGGCTAAAATGGAAGTTAAAATAAGTACTGTTGCATTAAGTGGTAATGTATGTGTAGATAAAAAACCATCAGCAATTAACTTAATAGAAGGCAGAGGTAAGAGTATAGTAGCAGAAGTATTTTTAACCGAAGAAATGGTAAACAAATACTTAAAAACTACATCAAAAGCTATTGAATATGTAAATACAAATAAAAATTTAATAGGCTCTGCAATTGTAAACTCTTTAGGATTTAACGCTCACTTTGCCAATATAATAGGTGCTTTATTCCTAGCTACTGGTCAAGATGCTGCACATGTTGTAGAAGGTAGTATGGGAATAACTACTGCAGAATGTCAAGAAGATGGATTATATTTCTCAGTTACATTGCCAGATGTACCAGTAGCGACCATCGGTGGCGGTACTAGAGTTGAAACCCAGCAAGAATGCTTAAAAATATTAGGGTGCTCAGGTAACGGAAACAGCAAAAAATTTGCAGAAATAGTTGCTTCAACAGTTTTAGCAGGTGAATTATCGTTAATTGGTGCTTTAGCAGCAGGACATTTGGCAAAAGCACATTCTGAGTTAGGAAGATAA
- a CDS encoding DUF655 domain-containing protein produces the protein MQKTRKNYKREFEDYAYVLDFLPYGRSEDTRPDYKKKGLVQAFGEKNFVLMELELKDDVDIDLAEKLYIGKHNREKVSHVLKMLKYEELSRTAKLELVHVIKESIFNQENRFIDFLNSCDAISPRLHSLQILPSIGKTAMWKIIEEREKKPFENFTDFEKRVHKHNIVEVIAQRIEEELKEPQKHYLFVKWKNNIPKK, from the coding sequence ATGCAAAAAACCCGTAAAAATTACAAAAGAGAATTTGAGGATTACGCGTATGTACTAGATTTTTTACCTTATGGGCGTAGTGAAGACACCAGACCTGACTATAAGAAAAAGGGATTAGTTCAAGCCTTTGGTGAAAAAAACTTTGTATTAATGGAATTAGAGTTAAAAGATGATGTAGATATTGATTTAGCGGAAAAATTATACATTGGCAAACATAATCGTGAAAAGGTAAGTCATGTGTTAAAAATGCTAAAATACGAAGAATTGTCTAGAACCGCTAAATTAGAGTTGGTTCATGTAATAAAAGAATCAATTTTTAATCAGGAAAATAGATTTATAGATTTTTTAAATAGTTGTGATGCAATAAGCCCTAGGTTACATTCTTTACAGATATTACCAAGTATCGGTAAAACTGCCATGTGGAAGATAATAGAAGAACGAGAAAAAAAGCCATTTGAAAATTTTACGGATTTTGAAAAAAGAGTTCATAAACATAATATTGTAGAAGTGATTGCTCAAAGAATTGAAGAAGAGCTAAAAGAACCTCAAAAACACTATTTATTTGTAAAATGGAAAAATAATATACCTAAAAAATAA
- the mfnF gene encoding (4-{4-[2-(gamma-L-glutamylamino)ethyl]phenoxymethyl}furan-2-yl)methanamine synthase translates to MKIIGVDIGGANTKITEIEENGKHSIKHIYLPMWKENHRLTEVLKNNCPESDFKVALVMTAELADSYATKEEGVIAILDAVLEAYADKIPVENIAVFDTEGNFISVEEAKNNHMRVSASNWRATAEFIKEIDENCVFVDMGSTTTDIIPIKNGKVLANDNDLERLMNNELLYVGTLRTPLSFLANQINFRGTLSNVSSEYFAITGDVSIIMNKISESDYTCETADGKSTSVDDSLIRISKVLCADLNQISKEEGIQIAKEYYEVWKKLIDNNVSAVSSKYGLSNVIITGLGEKILTDTLESKYNIKSITELYDKDVSLATPSYAVAKIMYNEFQKCKN, encoded by the coding sequence ATTAAAATTATTGGCGTAGATATTGGCGGAGCAAATACCAAAATAACAGAAATTGAGGAAAATGGTAAACATAGTATAAAACATATATATTTACCAATGTGGAAAGAAAATCATAGATTAACCGAAGTTCTCAAAAATAATTGCCCAGAATCTGATTTTAAAGTAGCATTGGTTATGACTGCTGAACTAGCAGATTCCTATGCTACAAAAGAAGAAGGGGTTATTGCGATACTTGACGCAGTTTTAGAGGCATATGCTGATAAAATACCTGTTGAAAACATTGCAGTATTTGATACTGAAGGGAATTTTATAAGTGTTGAAGAAGCTAAAAATAATCATATGCGCGTTTCAGCATCTAATTGGAGAGCTACAGCCGAATTTATAAAAGAAATTGATGAAAATTGCGTATTTGTTGATATGGGATCCACCACTACAGATATAATACCTATAAAAAATGGCAAGGTTTTAGCTAATGATAATGATTTAGAAAGGTTAATGAACAACGAATTATTGTATGTTGGAACTTTAAGAACTCCATTATCCTTTTTAGCTAATCAAATTAATTTTAGAGGTACTTTATCGAATGTATCTTCAGAATACTTTGCAATTACAGGAGATGTATCCATTATAATGAATAAAATATCGGAAAGCGACTACACCTGTGAAACTGCAGATGGTAAATCTACAAGTGTAGATGATAGTTTAATTAGAATATCAAAAGTATTATGTGCTGATTTAAATCAAATATCTAAAGAAGAAGGCATACAAATTGCAAAGGAATACTATGAAGTATGGAAAAAATTAATAGACAATAATGTATCCGCTGTTTCTTCAAAATATGGGTTATCAAATGTTATTATCACAGGACTTGGGGAAAAAATATTAACAGATACTTTAGAGTCAAAATATAATATCAAATCAATCACGGAATTATACGATAAAGACGTAAGTTTGGCCACGCCAAGCTATGCTGTTGCAAAAATAATGTATAATGAATTTCAAAAATGTAAAAATTAA
- a CDS encoding TIGR00375 family protein — MIANIDLHLHSKYSKGTSKFMSIDNIVKYGKLKGLDIIGTGDCLNPKWLDEIKNHLNDNLVLTTEVEDKFRVHHLIILPNLGQTTELINYFSKYSKNISYEGRPNVSLDGKQIMDMVKDLGGLIGPAHVFTPWTSLYKTYDSVYDCYGKKPDYIELGLSADTDMADMVEELRDIPFLSNSDAHSFYPHRMGREFNQMEISNVGDVEHNFEEVKNAIKNNKIVANYGLDPNLGKYHTTACTKCYLRYDIDDAIKFKFKCKECGGTIKKGVLERSRELSTDNKVIHPDFRPTYHKIIPLAEIISFSIDKGVNTKSVQTLYGEYLDNFKNEIEILTKSNIDDLKAIHETVGQTIEKFRDNTINIYPGGGGEYGYISKNPVKLKRYEQKTTLENWMR, encoded by the coding sequence ATGATAGCAAACATCGATTTACACCTACATTCAAAATATTCAAAAGGAACCTCTAAATTCATGAGTATCGACAATATTGTAAAATATGGGAAGTTAAAAGGTCTAGATATAATCGGAACTGGGGATTGTTTAAATCCAAAATGGTTGGATGAAATAAAAAACCATTTGAATGATAATTTGGTATTGACAACAGAGGTGGAGGACAAATTTAGAGTTCATCACTTAATAATCTTGCCAAATTTGGGTCAAACCACTGAATTAATAAATTATTTTTCAAAGTATTCTAAAAATATAAGTTACGAAGGTAGGCCAAATGTTTCATTAGATGGTAAACAAATAATGGATATGGTAAAGGATTTGGGTGGTTTAATAGGTCCTGCACATGTTTTTACACCCTGGACTAGTCTTTATAAAACATACGATTCAGTTTATGATTGTTATGGTAAAAAACCAGATTATATCGAATTGGGATTATCTGCAGATACTGATATGGCAGATATGGTTGAAGAATTACGAGATATACCTTTTTTAAGTAATTCTGACGCTCATTCCTTTTATCCACATAGGATGGGTAGAGAATTTAATCAAATGGAAATCTCAAATGTTGGAGATGTGGAACATAACTTTGAAGAAGTTAAAAATGCAATAAAAAATAATAAAATAGTTGCTAATTATGGATTAGACCCTAATTTGGGTAAATATCATACAACAGCGTGTACTAAATGCTACTTAAGATATGATATTGACGATGCAATTAAATTTAAATTTAAATGTAAGGAATGTGGCGGTACTATAAAGAAAGGAGTGCTAGAACGTTCTAGGGAGCTTTCTACCGATAATAAAGTAATTCATCCAGATTTTAGGCCCACTTATCATAAAATAATACCTTTGGCTGAAATAATATCATTTTCAATAGATAAAGGCGTAAATACAAAATCTGTTCAAACTTTATACGGCGAATACCTAGATAACTTTAAAAATGAAATTGAAATACTCACAAAATCTAATATAGATGATTTGAAAGCCATACACGAGACTGTGGGACAAACAATAGAAAAATTTAGGGATAATACTATAAACATATATCCTGGCGGCGGTGGGGAATATGGTTATATATCTAAAAATCCTGTGAAACTCAAAAGATATGAGCAAAAAACCACATTGGAAAACTGGATGAGATAA
- a CDS encoding precorrin-2 dehydrogenase/sirohydrochlorin ferrochelatase family protein — protein sequence MIPFFLDLKDFNVAVFGYGDVSKRRISKILEGGAKIDIYSLENVEISEEYAYKDISYKNCDITKLTDQELEDLIKKYDIIVTSIDKKNNERIVKISKNLKKMISSSTFESEINFIIPAYYKKDDICFSIYTGGKSPLIAREIRKLVQNYLTDNELEIEIQEKVRKLLKSNDKTENKIKNENNPVCDTNIFKNQSGRKEILELAFNDENFKRKILNLINEYSKNKNK from the coding sequence ATGATACCATTTTTTTTAGATTTAAAAGACTTTAATGTAGCAGTTTTTGGATACGGGGACGTTTCAAAACGAAGAATATCAAAAATATTAGAAGGTGGTGCAAAAATTGATATTTATTCCCTTGAAAACGTAGAAATATCCGAAGAGTACGCCTACAAAGATATATCATACAAAAATTGTGATATCACTAAACTAACAGATCAAGAGTTAGAAGATTTAATAAAAAAATATGATATAATTGTAACTTCGATAGATAAAAAAAATAACGAAAGAATTGTAAAAATTTCAAAAAATCTAAAAAAAATGATTTCTTCATCCACCTTTGAATCAGAAATAAATTTTATTATTCCTGCGTATTATAAAAAGGACGATATTTGTTTTTCCATTTATACTGGCGGCAAAAGTCCCCTAATTGCTAGAGAAATTAGAAAGTTAGTTCAGAATTATCTAACGGATAATGAATTAGAAATTGAAATTCAAGAAAAAGTTCGGAAATTATTGAAAAGTAATGATAAAACGGAAAATAAAATTAAAAATGAAAATAACCCCGTATGTGATACCAATATTTTTAAAAATCAATCAGGTAGGAAAGAAATATTAGAATTGGCATTTAATGATGAAAATTTTAAAAGAAAGATTTTAAATCTAATAAATGAATATTCTAAAAATAAAAATAAATAA
- a CDS encoding DUF362 domain-containing protein, which yields MVYTVNADECIACGACVPVCAVEAISEMDDGKAVIDAGKCNDCGDCADVCPVECIKQQ from the coding sequence ATGGTATACACTGTAAACGCTGACGAATGTATTGCATGTGGGGCATGTGTTCCTGTATGTGCTGTTGAAGCAATTTCAGAAATGGACGATGGTAAAGCAGTTATTGACGCTGGTAAATGTAACGATTGCGGAGATTGCGCTGACGTATGTCCTGTTGAATGTATAAAACAACAATAA